AATTTAGTAAGGCTTGAATTTCCGTATGAAATAAGTAATGTTTTGGTTCAGACGGCGGGAGTGTTCGGCGAGACGGAGGTGGAGGCGGGCAAGGGCGCCCGCGCGGAGGGCGAGGACGCCGCGCTGTCCGTCTCGCACCGCCCGCATCGCTGCACCGTCCTCAACTGCTCCAAGGTATACCTTATATCAATAAATAATGCTTTCTGTTCGACTTGACAAAAGTATAGTTATCTATTATCAGGTTTAGTATTGACCCGGAAATATTTTTGGCAGCGGTATTTTATTAGTTCAGTAAAAGAATTAGACTCAGAAATTGTTCTGGTATGATTCATATCATCTCGAAAGTACGTACAAGTGAAACTGCATCACGTAGTTGATGCGTAGTGACCATCACGAACTTATATTTGTCGGAGAAAGATGGTCCTAATGGCAGTGGGCGCATGGGCGTAGTCCCTTGATGTATTGACTTCACAGCTAAATTAGTAGgctaccagtgcatgaaataaacattcggacccaaccctacacctctgaccTGAGAAGATTTAGCCCAATATgagaccggcaacaaactcagcgggacacatcttttcaaaacaacatATCCTTTCTTTAGTTCACAAATTTACAAAAGTAAGCTTCTAatgaaacataaaaataaaaatacacttgaaataaaacacttacctaaatggttaaagaacgttggattctataagctttgagaataatccttcaggtataagcctttAGGAACGTGGCGAGTTAGGCACGAGGTATGGCTAACGTCCGATTTCTAACGCGGCCCGATCAAAAAGAACTACCAGCGGCGGAGCCTCTCTGCTCCCGCCTCGAAGTCAAGTTGGTAAACCTGCTCGAACAGTCTACCAACATAACGACAAAAATGCCACCTCGTACCGAACTTCACCCAAGTTAAACCACTTAACGTTCCAAAGCCTTTTACCTGTCATTCtagttcaacaacacgccaatagatAGCGTTACTCGCTACGTAACATTATAGATTTCGTTACATCCAAGTAATATGTagccaaacattgctaatcgaGTTTATACAGGCGTCTAAAATTATTAACTGTAACGCTGCAATCCGTCCTTCTGGAGTCACGCTCCGACATATTTATGAATTATTATATTTCTTCACCTAAGTACCGTGACTATAGTACTCATAGTAGTGCTTGCTAAAAGTAGGAAAATCGGGAGCGGTTAAATTTGGAGGGACAGCTCCCATCATAACCATTTTAAGTGTGAGGCGTGTCTGCGGTCGGAACATACcaccaggggcccatttctcaaaaggtatcagtctaatattattagtgtgttgccatggcaacccatacgactcgacagttcgtggactaataatattagcctAAAACCAATCAAGAAATGGGCCCCAGTCTGTATTCTCCCCCTCCCGCAGGAGTTCAAGCTGCGCGCGCACCTGGCGCGGCACGTGGCGACGGCGCACGGGCTGGGCGGCGGCGACGGGTCGCGGCCGGTGATGAAGACGCGCGCCGCCTTCTACCTGCGCGCGTCGCCCTTCACGCGCCTCGCCCGCCGCCTGGCGCGCGCGCTGCGCCGCCCGCGCCACCACGCGCGCTCGCCCTTCGCGCCCATCAACCTGCAGCAGGTCAAGCACGAGTGTGAGTATACTACCGACTACCCGCAGGCTGCGTCCTGTAGTATGCCTCTTAATTACTAGACTCTTAGAATCGTTTACACGACGTTTATACtgcaaaatataatttatttaagtgcaaccaaagagaatttagactaaagggatattgataaattaaattatgtagtGAGTACAATTATtgtcatctttcgacacaaacgATTAACAGAATTAACACTTTCATAACGCCATTTgattttgatccttattttttcactgatataaTATATCAGGATCAGATTTTTTATGGCtgtacattttacaaaaaatatcattttttttatttatcatttatttattgactaTCGCCATCTTCTAGTTGAAGATAGGGCAAAGGTATCGCGCCTTCCCTCGAAAAGATgacaccatacctttggcctattctcgatTCTctcaatagtagtttgtgttacaagggatcaaaataatattccgtcaagggcgtacattgaatcctgaatgaagcgatggattttACAATAGAATCCCGAACGTAGTGAGAGGTTCTAAAGTAGAATCTAGAGCGTAATGAGAGTGTTAACGTAataagtgttaacgcccaagacgaaataattttgataccgtgtgacacatactgatTTTCACATCAACtgtgaggaaaataaaaaatcttaatgTTGACACAATGTGATGctaaaacagattatttaagcaataaaaataatgtacaaaagaATGTAAAAATTGTGTGCTCGAACAGAAAAGTGTCattttgatccctcctagcagggaagcaaaagctcttttccgaataggtggtgtgaaaaaaaatttgttaGTGGAAAAAGGCGTGAAATCTAAATTTTTTACGGGACGATAAccctttttaaaatttgccgctaTCGACAGAGTATATATTAATGTGTCGTGGTGTGTGTAGGTTCAGTGGCGATGGCGGGGCTGGGCCCGGCGGAGCTGCgctcgggcggcgcggcgggcggggcgggggcggcgcgcgcgcggggccCGGTGGGCGCGGTGGCGGCGCGGCTGGGCGCGCTGGCCGgccccgcgccgccgcgcgcgcacgACTGGCTGCGCCTCACGCCCAAGGACTGCCTGCCCAAGCCGCCGCACGTCGCCTTCCCCAAgccgcccaaggcgcccggtcAGTATCGTCACGGAGTGCCGAGTGCCGTGTCCCCGTATAGCGATTAACGGTTCCCGCCGAGCGACGGAGGCCTCTTGCGCCGCCTTCGACGGCTCTCTCTATCGGGACTCATCTCTTAGAAACGTCGAACCGCTCCTCCCGACTAGTGGGACCTGACGTAAATAAATTCATCGTAGGTATCGTAACCATAGAAAAATTCTATTGTGCTGGGCTCCTGtaaattttagtaaaaaaaataattaactagCTACTCTCCTATGATTTCTCCATGACTTTGACTCGGTCATGTGGGACGTCGGCGGCCCACATAGTTGCCGCCTGCCGGTGAAATTATTCAGAACGGCTTGTCGAGTTCGAATTCACGTCGGCCGTCGGCAGCCTCGAGTCTTACATTTAAATATTTCGGTCTCATCTCATAAGTCAGTAATATGTAACTCCCACCCCGCAGACGGCAGCCTGATGTACGAGCGCGTGCTGTCGCGCGCCGAGAAGGAGGCGCGGCGCGcgtcgcccgcgcccgccgcgccgcagcccccgccgccgccgcagccgcTCAAGCGCCGCGCCTACGACGACATCAACGGACTCGACAGTCAGTATACCCCGCTCTACTCTACTCTAGAGATCGACAAACTTATTGTACGGAAGGCTACGACTAGGCCTTCTGCTCTCCCGCTTCCTTTCCAAGGACCAAATGTAACGGGGGCGGCATTGCGACCCGTGAGCCGCGGTTTGGAGACCCCTGAGTCGACTATACCATAAAAGCTAATAAGAAAAAATCGATGCTGAACAATCGATGAATTGATGCCGGATTTATTTTATCGATGTGGATCGATATCGTACTTCTTGTATCCCTAATCGTAATGCACAGTAAATACGTATTTTTAATGATGTCGACAAAGGTTTTTTATCCCTAGAATATAACCCTAACAGGAGTATAACTTTTTCTGAAAATTATAAATCTCACAGCGACATTATgtaataaagaatatttttctCTTTTGCACTGCTTCCTGGAACAGCACCAGGTTTGTATTCTAAATCATTTCTTATAATCAACTTATGTTAAACGCCCCTTCAGTAATTGATACTTTGAGATGTAAACAACACAATAAGTTTTCAGAGTAAGATTGATTTTACTTCAGTAGCTTTAACCCCTCAAGTCCTACCCAGTACTTTGAAATGTCAAACTTTCTAAAAGTGGTTTTTAACTTGTGTACTACGGGACGCACGCTCTGAACGCGCACGCTCGATTTATTTGACCAATGTATGGCCGACATCGCCGGCGTCGAGCGTGTGTTTCGTGGTAGAGGCGTCAAAGGAGACACTTTTGCCGACGCGATATCGCGTCCGTACGACTGGAGGGGTGAGCGGCTTAAACAATACGCATCTAATAGTTGGGCAACATTACCATGTATCGTCTCGTTGTACAGGAGCGGGGCTGGAGCGCTCGGGCGGCACGCTGCCGCCGCCGGCCAAGCGGCCCAACAAGCACCCCGCGCCCATGCAGCGGCCCTCGCGCGAGCAGTACGCCGCCATGTGCGCGCGCGCGCAGGCCACCGGCCAGCCGCTGCCCGCGCACGTCTTCACGCACGTCAGTACCCCACCTCTACCTCTACCTCTACGTCTACCTGCTGCTACTAGCTTCACGGTCACAGATTGTACAATGTACAGCCGCTCATAGGTTTATCAGAGTGGCCGAACCGCTTACAGATGTTTGAGTACGATGCGCGCATCCTAATAGCTGATGGGGATAGTAACACCACATGTACCTTTTTACTTATATTGATGTAAGAAACAAATTAGCCGCATATGACCAACAGGTTCAACAATCATTAGGTATCACTCATCATCATTGACAATCTAAGAAAATAATGACAAACCAGCTCTTTTTACGCTGAAAGACGATAGCTGGACAGAAACTAGGGCAATGACCCTAAGTCTATCGAGTTAGTGATTCTTCGCGTGATTACTGTTAGTTTCTAAGCTATTGTTTATGTACAGGTGAACGGCAAGCCGACCAATTTGACAGGACGTGGCGGACGGCGTCACGTTATCTCATGGATGGATGCACCGGACGATCTTTACTTCAGGGCTACAGAGGCGGCCAAGTAAGTTTCTATCGCTTAATACCAATTCATTAATCCCTCGTAGATTTCTAAAGAGCCATGTATCAAttcaaatattaatttcttgTTATCAATTTATTATGATATGGGCTGTCATTTCTGGTCTAACAAATGTCACCGTCGACGGCTGAAAGATAAAAATGtctataacataacaaaaccgttatgctctagtttcctaggatagtggtgtcgtcatatagcggccgtctccgtACAAATACTAcaacatccatatttagccatattattaaccgacttccattttttactatggagacggccgctatccTAGGATAATCGATctttacatatttaaaaatcTGAGTACCGCTGATAGTGTGGTGGCGTGTACGTGTACCTAATGTCGGCATTTCCTTAGATCTGCGCGCCGGAGCCTGAGCTGCGGCGAGCTGcgccgcggcgcgcgcgcgccgtggCGAGCCGTGCGCGGGGGAGGCGGGGGCGGCGCAGGCGCAGCagcgggcgcggcgccggccggcaaggcggcgggcgcggcgccgccGTGCCAGCTGGTGATCCTGGACTGACAGGAGCctgcgcgcccgccgccgccgcacccCTACACCATGGAGGCGCTGCTCGGCTGAAGCTCCGTGtatattcctgttgtaaatacTACCGCGCCGAGGGCTGTACATAGCGAGGCCGAGGCCCGCCGACACCGGCCCGAGCCGGAAGCGCCAGGCGGTTACTTTAAACGAAGATTGTATTTTTGGTAAACGAATCGCCGAGAATGGATTCTgtagataatattttaaactataTTGTTCTTATGTGGTTTGATCTGGAGTCGagcaaaataatgtatttgATACATAAAATGATATGTAAGTCTATTTCATTCGGAGATTCATTGTAggataatttacaatttttttcataaataaagcACAAATCGAGATATCCgtgagttttattttattattgtttcacATGGAATACCCCTCATGTTAGCCCTTTGGGGGTAACTAAGAATAAATTTTTCATCACACAAGCTCGGAatggcttactttgcacttcaaaaactcagCAAAGTTGCTTTTTATtgacatgtgaggcaaagtaatcaaatgcaaattttgagttgttttcttatttttgctggtagaattgacttttaaatgatgatttcagatgataaatatttaataacattaatttggatttgattttgtttgatattcaCTCGGAATTTCACTTAGaggcaatagttatttgtacaacaagagatcaaagtttgatatttcttcgagtgcttattttgagtcccgtgcaagcgaaagttgagcgtagtaagggattcaaaagcgcacgagatgtaaataactttgatctcgtgtagtacacaaaatttttcactctaagcagtgagaacatacctagagggacagagataatagaacccaagtatatcgaacttgtattagaccccgcatgttgaaatgacatttgattataaaggtcacttgaatgacattttgtctcactcagtgagcaaaatgcgattttgctcactgagtgaaacaaaatgactcagtgagcaaaatgcgattttgctcactgagtgagacaaaatgactcagtgagcaaaatcgcattttgctcactgtttctaagaagcaaagtacccttgttcgagctgctgaggtgaacattttatttaaccctcgtgctttgaaaccctcgcaatgctcaagattccatttttcgaaccactctaCGCTCGTACCTAAATtcaaccacgagcgtagcgattGATTCGAGaagtagaatcttgagcgttgcgagggtttccaagcacgagggttaaacaaattttgccaccgAATGAAACAACATTTTTACCAcaccaacgcgaggaaaatacCAACTGTAAAAcatcaaacaaaattatattaaatcaaaaccaaatgaacgttattaaatatttatcatcctaaatcattatttaaaagtctCTTCTATCAGCCAAcatgagaaaacaactcaaaatttgcatctcAATAATCTCCCTGTACCATAAGGTTTCTATTATGTGTTTTGGAACCGTAGGTATGTTACGACCGCCATTGCAGCATTGATAATAGTTTGCAATTGATAGTCAATAAATGAGATTTAATTTCGTTTAAAACGTCATCTCATCAATAtaacatttttgttctaaaaaagCACTGccgtattttgtaatttttgaaGTCATAATAGAGGGTTTAGAGTTTGACAAAGAAGTctccagcgattttgatagaccacgcagtgcaagtgttatttagacgtcataatttcacagaagtttgacgtaaaataacacttgcgcgtgggctatcaaaatcgctgcagacttttcttggtttaactctatgaATTTTATTTACAGTCTACCGACATACGTTAACTATTGCAGAGGCGCCGTAAACGCATCCGTTTGAGCAACTCAGGGCTACAACCGCGgacatcgaagttcgcaaattgcgggcatctttctccgTCACTCTGATTACGCCtctattggagtaaaagagaaagatccccgcaatttgcgaatttcgctttttgcggtaggcccccagTTGCTCCCCATTAAATCGAGGACTAACGGAACCCATATTAtgtgaaaaaaataaacaaacattttgTAAAAGTTATATTTATTCGAGTACATAACTACACCTTAATATAAATGGATAATAACTATTTTCCGCattataaatatgatttaatgtGGTTTTAAGACACCGACATACTCGCTTTCTTTATATCCGAAAAGCGCTATCACATGCTTCGAAGAATCGTTTacatagaaaaatattttattatgttttatacGGCAGTTACACAATGTCGTGTGGAAGAGGAACCTGTATAGTTTTCACTTTTCACATATACAAGAAGAATAATAAATGGCACTCTGATGTACTTTCCGCTCTTGGGCTGACCCTGATCTAATTGAAACTTAGCTCGAAAAACTAATTGtttcgaaataataagtttataaatataaaaaatgaagGAGTTAGGAGTTCAGAAGAGAGCAGGATTTATACTTTATAGCATAACCTTCAACACTACTTTCATCCTTTAGGTAGAATAGAACCAATTTTAAAATGACCGCCCCTCTACTGATCGACACATATAGACGTGAGCTCTAAAACGTTGGAGAgacgtttattttaaattggGTTTGCTGCAATGTGACAAGGGTGATACCGATAAAGACCGATTTTTCAATCAAAAGTCAGACTAGCTATACTATAACTGTAAAGTTAgactacttttattttattttacaaattatctATTGAAAAATCAGACTTCAACATTTTAATCAAATAATGAATCCTCGAGATAGTCAAGATCTCAttcattatttcattaaataagtATGAAGTATAGGTCAGGTTTACACAAACCTTTGTGGTGGATGAGAATtagcaataataaataaaaaaatggatGCAGCTTTAGTGTGAACTATGTAGTTATGTTATAAAGTAGGTTGATGGCTAATTGTgcattaatagtacattacgataagTGCGAAAAGCAGGAAATTCGTAACGAGTGGCTTGAAATTAAAACACGATCGAAGGGagtattttaaatcgacaccagttgcgaattaccttttcgcacgtgtattgtacaacgttttacagtacatatggccttttaaattttcgacatacgcaCGTAAACTAGAATAGTTTAGCACCATAtgtattgtaaataatattactGTTCGATGGAATGCATAAACctaacaaaatacataaattattgCAAAACGACACAGTTCACTCTCACACAGGACATTGACTTGAAGTAGTTTCCTAACTGTACTCAGAATTAATTGAGCAGGATCTATTACAGCTACTTTTATACTAAATCAACTTTGTTGGGCGACAATACGATTGTTACAGTAGGCCTCCGATTACACAACTATTTTATACAATTCCATTAATGAATATTATTACATCAGAAGTCAGTCCGTTACCGTCCTTTAACTGTccttataaatacatacataaccCCATATTTCAACTAAATTGCAGTAAAATACTACTTCTACGTTTTAATCTCAAAGCGTGCCGACGGCCGCTAGCAGACCAATTCTGTACGCGAATGAGGACATGTTCACACTAGGCTGGTAATACCTAGTGACTCATGATCGCTCACAGCTCACGGTGAGCCATCAGTCACCAAAATGTTCATACTACACAGTAGCGTGATTACTTAATGAATGATTATACAGCAGGAAGTTTTCCTCTGGCTGTGAGCGTAGTGTGAACATGAGCCACGCACAGAACAGCGAGCCGCGCCGCCGGCGACCCAACTGAGAGCACTCACATACACCGAGCACACACCACCTACCGTCCtcgtaataattataaaatactcATTAAAGAAATACTGTACAAATACAATAATTATTTGAAGGTAATAAAACTCTTACGGATAAATCATAAGCGGTTAATGCTCTGATAAAATCTACGCCCAGACTTCCATCAATAATACACCATTCACAAATTATATACAATGTCGcttatttttaatatacatGTTAGATAAACACACATCCAAATTTGATCCCAAAACTGTAGTCTTTACCtcattttattttctaaattaaataatgaGATCGAACATAAACATTATGGAATTTTAAGTAAGGAGCGGGTATTCAGGTCGTGTAAATAGATCCGCGGAGCCCGCTCTGAGCGCGCCGAGTGCGGCGGGCGCTTggaaattattagaattttggGATATTTTACTTCTCTTAAATGTTTATTAGTAGTTTCTTTGAAAAGGCACTGATCGTCAATTGTTATTTGTTCATTTAGATCATCTTGGCATTCTACTCTAAAATAATagccaatattaaaatattcaacTCGGAGTacaatattttgtatgaaaatactCATGTGACTCTGCATACGTACAGTACatctatattaaaaatataatattatttccgTGTAAAATACATGATTTGTAAATAGATTTCCAGACAAACAAGTTGGCGGAAAACCacatttatacaaaaatattttttgcccATGTGCAAAAAGTGCATAATATCGTTATATAAATTTAATCGCTTCCGAGCGTGTATAGGCTATTGGATTAGGTGGGATGTACTTTTTGGACTTCCAATACTCTCCAATCGATAGTGACCATGGAATGTTGATGGGACAACGTTGTCGACATTTCACCACAAGTTTACTGTTCGAACTTGTTCTTTAATGTAtagcataaaatataaaaagatATTGCATAATCATATGCCACTTTAAATAAGCTAAAAGTCTTTGATTGCGTTTGTAATACATGTACAATAGTAATGTTCAGAGCGCACCGAACCGAGCAGCGCCTGCGCCTTTCAGTGCTTTGACAGGTTCAGCGGCAAATCTGAAAAAAAGGAaagtaaaaattatattaataaaaactgcactatagtccgttttttttagcattagaaataaggtttacaatcttgatgtcttttaattgaaaaacacatttttaaaataagataCAAcagatatgtaacaattatgaacctaatacgatcatttatattcttctgctttcataagtaatagtttttgatttttaaaaagcgtttttcaattaaaagacatgtcaagatcgcttaccttcttgcaagttctttctaatgctaaaaaaaacgaactataaaatgaCTCAAAATGGGGAAAAATGGTTTTCTATTATGTCTTGTGTTATGGGGATACAAGATCCCTTTTAGGTCGCTGAACATTGAACAAGTACTACAAGTAGCTATACGTCTATGTCtcgatataaaatttgtaatttaactggtttgttgacgtaaataaatgtattttctttcttttctttctttctttctatagACAATGTCTGTCTCTAGTCAGTGTCAGTAAAACGCATTACAATAAACAACATTGCCATATTGTCAAAatgttgaaattatttaatCATCAAATTGTTTAATAAGTATCAGTCATCACCTGACGTAGGTTCTTCTTTAGGTATGTGGTCGTTAATGAGCGGGTGCGCCAGCGGCGCCCAGGGCCCAGGCGGGACCGGCACCCCGTAGTGCATCCACAGCGGAGCCTGCGGCGCGCGGTAGCCCACGGCCGGCGCCACGCCGCCGTACCCGTACCCGTACACGTACTGCAGCTCGCGCCAGTCCTCGCGGCGGTACGGCGCGCCCGCCCACTGCCGCCCGGCCGCGTACGGCGACACGGGCGGCGCGTACGGCGCGTGCCGGTACCGCGCCAGCTCCGGCGGCGTCGGCGAGTCCCGCGGCGCGCCCGGCGTCGGCGAGCCCAGCGTCAGCGCCGAGTAGCGGTAGCGGTAGTTGTCGGGGCTCGGGCTCAGGTCCGGCGAGTGCACGCTCGACGGCGACTCCGTCTTCAAAGAGGGCGGGTACGAGTGCggcgagcgccgcgccggcgacggcGCGGGGCTCTCGTCCGGCATGGACAGCAGCGAGTGGATGCTGTAGCTGCTCACGTTCTTGCTGACGGGCTCCTTGCGGAGGGAGGCGGTGCCGTTGGTGGAGCGCGCGGGCGGCGtgtcgggcggcgcggcggcgcggctggGCCCGGGGCCGGGCGACGGCGGGTAGGACGCGGTGCTGAGCGCCGGCACGGTCTTGGCGCGCCTCTTCGTGCCCTGGTCCTCTAAGCTGACGCGCTCGAGTTCGCGTAGGATGCGCTTGCGCGGCGATACCATCATGTGCTCCTGGCGACATGAGGCCAGCTTGGCGTTGACGGGCGCCGGCAGCGCCGCGATGCGTTCGCGCAGCTTGTCTATCGTACGGGCGAGTACCTTAGGCCTGATCGCAGGTTTCGTCTTTTTATACACCCTTAACTTATGATACTGATATGGTTTTTTGAGTTTCATGTGGTAATATTTCTCTCGGTCGCAATCCGTCCGCCGCTCGTCGGCCGGCTTGGCGGCGGAGTCGGGCGCGCCGTCGACGGCGTCCCGGCCGGGGGAGACGGCGCCGTTCCGACAGAGCCCGTTGCGCGGCTCGAGCGGCGTCGCGTCGTAGGGCCGGCGACGCTTCGCTCGAGCGCCGGCGCGGATCGCCTGCGCGGTGAGCGCCGCGGGCCGGCAATAGTACATGGCTAGCTCTTTGGAGAGGTTGCGGCGCGGGGCGGGCTGCTTCCAGCAGTGGTCGCGCTGCCAGGGCGAGGAGTGAATGGAGGAGTTGTCGTCGGAGACGCTGAGCGAGGCGGTGGggccgggcgcgggcggcgtgGGCGGCGtgtgcggcgcggcgggcggccaGAACGTCTTGCGCGGCACCGACACCCAGCCCGAGCGCTCGCCCGCGCGAGCGCACCCCCGCACCAGCTCCAAGATGAACTTGCCATCTGGAATATCACCCACAAGCCTTAATATCCATGTTTAAAATAGTCTAAAGGGCATCaactaaaatatatataaaaaggatttaattactaattttcaTGTGCCTGATGGTATAGTTGAGTTAATAAAAGGTAAATATTAATAAGTCTAAAATACAATATGATGGAGGAAGCATACATATTTAGGTGACAAATATAATATGAATTATATGAACCAATGATTGGCAACTGATCCAAACCAGAAATGGTCTTATAGTAGAAGAACATCATTAAAGTGCTCTTTTATCTTCCAACATTATCCTCTATCTGTTAATGCTATTCATAATTTAGTTTGCAGCAGCAGCAGTTAGTATGTATTTTCTCGGTCCTTGGTCGTCAGACACCAAAAAACTAGTAAAAGAAATTTCTACCAAACTAGTCTGGGTGTCTGGCGACAGTGGCGACCTACTTGCTGCCCctatttttgcacaaaaactcagcctcactgtgcagagggggaatgccacaggctaatttagggctagatttatgatttatttattttgttatttaatatctgttttctccaatatgctcggaaatgttcaccttactgtagcaaaaatactacgggaagttcttcgttaatgtcactctaattaaaaaacatcaaactatcgctgtcctgttctagcggacgggaagtaaaaaaacactacagtaataacttattactgtagtgttttttactttttaataataaaaaacgcaaacggccaattattattgccgcgagccgcttctacacgacccgatcagctatcatttcacgtgtatgatcttgcgaatactgcttaataaaatcaaagactatttatatatttttttaaaatctcatccgtgttcataaagcttatatagtttgtcaaagtactttctcatttcaaacatagacaaagagaatcatactatctttgtcttacactagtactagcacccaaaagaaaaggatgggtatagttttcctggttct
Above is a window of Cydia fagiglandana chromosome 18, ilCydFagi1.1, whole genome shotgun sequence DNA encoding:
- the LOC134673292 gene encoding protein hairless → MHIQEATNTTLTTCSKMTEEVDRRHGVNGNSSSKTASEESPVATSAHSGSGGRLKFFKDGKFILELVRGCARAGERSGWVSVPRKTFWPPAAPHTPPTPPAPGPTASLSVSDDNSSIHSSPWQRDHCWKQPAPRRNLSKELAMYYCRPAALTAQAIRAGARAKRRRPYDATPLEPRNGLCRNGAVSPGRDAVDGAPDSAAKPADERRTDCDREKYYHMKLKKPYQYHKLRVYKKTKPAIRPKVLARTIDKLRERIAALPAPVNAKLASCRQEHMMVSPRKRILRELERVSLEDQGTKRRAKTVPALSTASYPPSPGPGPSRAAAPPDTPPARSTNGTASLRKEPVSKNVSSYSIHSLLSMPDESPAPSPARRSPHSYPPSLKTESPSSVHSPDLSPSPDNYRYRYSALTLGSPTPGAPRDSPTPPELARYRHAPYAPPVSPYAAGRQWAGAPYRREDWRELQYVYGYGYGGVAPAVGYRAPQAPLWMHYGVPVPPGPWAPLAHPLINDHIPKEEPTSDLPLNLSKH